In one window of Candidatus Thermoplasmatota archaeon DNA:
- a CDS encoding translation initiation factor IF-5A — translation MATEQVEVRELREGRYVVIDDEPCKISSISTSKPGKHGEAKARIEAIGIFDGNKKSVVYPVKHRVQVPIIDKRTAQIVSIMGAEVQLMDLETYEMFHLPITDDVKDDLKPGGEILYLITMDRKKITRV, via the coding sequence ATGGCTACGGAGCAGGTGGAAGTCAGGGAGCTTAGGGAAGGCCGGTACGTGGTTATCGACGATGAGCCGTGCAAGATCTCAAGCATATCGACTTCTAAACCCGGGAAGCATGGAGAGGCCAAGGCCAGGATCGAGGCCATCGGGATTTTCGACGGGAACAAGAAGAGCGTCGTATACCCAGTGAAGCACAGAGTCCAGGTACCCATCATCGACAAGCGCACGGCCCAGATCGTGTCGATCATGGGGGCCGAGGTGCAACTCATGGACCTTGAGACATACGAGATGTTCCACCTGCCGATTACTGACGATGTGAAGGACGACCTGAAGCCGGGCGGCGAGATATTGTACCTCATCACCATGGACAGGAAGAAGATCACAAGGGTGTGA
- the speB gene encoding agmatinase, translating to MPIRGMLRYADAVSSPEDAEFVIVGVPFDKTTTYRSGTRFAPTVVRETSQTFEKENFEHGITFDDIPVHDAGDMYEEGHVDEMVQSVEAEARSIVSAGKFPLFIGGEHSISPPVVKAFGEISVITIDAHLDFRDEYQGLKNSHACAHRRIVDHVGKGNAFAFGVRAISADEKLDEALYADAFRIHEEGTEKVFEEMLSKLKRKPIYLSLDIDGIDPAYAPGTGTPEPFGLTPWDVRYIINRIGDRLVGFDVVEICPPYDNGNTSILGARMMREVMAVKWKAMHKK from the coding sequence ATGCCGATTCGCGGCATGCTGAGGTATGCGGACGCGGTCTCTTCGCCCGAGGACGCAGAATTCGTGATAGTTGGAGTGCCCTTCGATAAGACCACGACATATAGGAGCGGCACGAGGTTCGCGCCTACAGTTGTCAGGGAGACCTCACAGACCTTCGAGAAAGAGAACTTCGAGCACGGCATCACATTCGACGATATCCCCGTCCACGACGCCGGCGACATGTACGAGGAAGGCCATGTGGACGAGATGGTCCAGTCCGTCGAGGCGGAGGCCAGGAGTATAGTCTCGGCCGGGAAATTTCCGCTGTTCATTGGTGGCGAACACTCGATCTCCCCTCCCGTGGTCAAGGCCTTCGGTGAGATATCGGTCATCACGATAGACGCTCATCTTGATTTCAGGGATGAGTACCAGGGCCTGAAGAACAGCCATGCATGCGCGCACAGGCGTATTGTCGACCATGTGGGCAAGGGGAACGCATTCGCGTTCGGGGTCCGTGCCATCTCCGCGGACGAGAAATTGGATGAGGCGCTCTACGCCGATGCCTTCAGGATCCACGAGGAGGGCACTGAGAAGGTATTCGAGGAGATGTTGTCAAAGCTGAAGCGAAAGCCCATCTACCTGTCGTTGGACATCGACGGCATCGACCCTGCATACGCTCCTGGGACAGGCACTCCCGAGCCGTTCGGGCTCACGCCCTGGGATGTTAGGTACATCATCAACAGGATTGGCGATCGGCTGGTCGGATTCGATGTGGTCGAGATATGCCCGCCCTACGACAACGGCAACACATCGATACTGGGCGCGAGGATGATGCGCGAGGTAATGGCCGTCAAGTGGAAGGCTATGCACAAGAAGTAG